The Ahaetulla prasina isolate Xishuangbanna chromosome 4, ASM2864084v1, whole genome shotgun sequence genome has a window encoding:
- the FUT2 gene encoding galactoside alpha-(1,2)-fucosyltransferase 2 produces MRLLMQRLKYSTLFIVEERILSFVTIKHQERGTSGQSSLLYLFYILGFLSLSIIFHLPEKILYYDASTKNTFNSSLIEQILLRHIAPNTSLSFEATDAGIWTVNSIGRLGNQMGQYATLYALAKLNGYQAYIRPEMHSALSPVFKITLPVISAEVFRKIQWRNVYLHDWMSEDYRHIQGKYVQLMGYPCSYTFYHHIRQEILKEFTFHDHIKEEVNHYLQILRGERQNVTYVGVHVRRGDYVRVMPKTWKGVVADKGYLEKAMFYFRKKYLNPIFVVTSNGMEWCKKNIDASRGDVYFAGDGKEASPGRDFALLTHCNHTIMTIGTFGIWVAYLAGGETVYLANYTLPDSPFLKVFKPSAAFLPEWIAIPANLSLLLPK; encoded by the coding sequence GATTCTCTCTTTTGTAACAATTAAACATCAAGAAAGAGGTACTTCTGGTCAATCCTCcctcttatatttattttacattttgggGTTCCTTTCTTTGTCCATAATTTTTCATCTACCTGAGAAGATCTTATACTATGACGCATCCACCAAAAACACATTTAATTCTTCCTTGATAGAACAAATTTTACTCCGGCACATTGCCCCTAATACTAGTTTGTCCTTTGAGGCTACTGATGCTGGAATATGGACAGTGAACTCCATTGGGCGCCTCGGGAACCAGATGGGACAATATGCCACTCTTTATGCCCTAGCCAAGCTAAATGGATATCAAGCCTACATCCGTCCAGAAATGCATTCAGCTTTATCACCAGTCTTCAAGATCACTTTGCCTGTAATCTCTGCTGAGGTGTTTAGGAAGATCCAATGGAGGAATGTTTATTTGCATGATTGGATGTCAGAAGACTATCGTCACATCCAAGGGAAATATGTCCAATTGATGGGCTACCCTTGTTCTTACACCTTTTATCACCACATCCGCCAGGAAATCCTAAAGGAGTTCACTTTCCATGACCACATCAAGGAAGAGGTCAACCACTACCTGCAAATCTTGCGAGGAGAACGCCAGAACGTGACATATGTTGGAGTGCATGTTCGGAGAGGAGATTATGTGAGGGTAATGCCCAAAACCTGGAAAGGTGTGGTGGCTGACAAAGGTTACTTGGAGAAAGCCATGTTCTACTTCAGAAAGAAATACCTCAATCCCATCTTTGTAGTCACCAGCAATGGGATGGAGTGGTGCAAGAAAAACATTGATGCCTCCAGGGGAGATGTTTACTTTGCTGGGGATGGGAAGGAAGCCTCTCCAGGAAGGGATTTTGCTCTCCTTACTCATTGCAACCACACAATCATGACCATTGGGACTTTTGGCATCTGGGTTGCCTACCTAGCAGGTGGGGAGACTGTTTATTTAGCCAATTATACCCTCCCAGATTCTCCATTTCTCAAGGTCTTCAAGCCCTCTGCAGCCTTCTTACCTGAGTGGATTGCGATCCCAGCTAATCTTTCTCTACTGCtgcccaaatag